GGCTGTATAATACCGGCCTTCAGGTGAATACGGCGATCCAGACGCTTGGTCCCTCGGGCTGGCGTGCGGGGATCATGGAATTTCTGGGCATCGGCTTCAACCCGGCCAACCCGTTCGCCAATATGATGCACGGGCTGACCTATTTCCTGCCGATCTATATCGTTACGCTGGTGGTCGGCGGTATCTGGGAGGTGATCTTCGCCACGGTCCGGCGCCATGAGGTGAATGAGGGCTTCCTTGTCACCTCGATGCTGTACACGCTGATCCTGCCGCCCGCCGTGCCTTTGTGGCAGGTCGCACTTGGGATTTCGTTCGGCGTGGTCATCGGCAAAGAGGTCTTTGGCGGGACCGGCAAGAACTTCCTGAACCCGGCACTTGTAGGGCGGGCCTTCCTGTATTTCGCCTATCCTGCCTATATGTCCGGCGACACGATCTGGACGCCGGTTGACGGATTTTCGGGCGCGACTGCGCTGTCCGTGTCTGCATCAGAGGGCTATCAGCAACTTGCCGCGAATGGCGTGACATGGATGGATGCGTTCATCGGCACGATTCAGGGTTCTTTGGGTGAGACCTCGACCATCGCATGTCTGTTGGGGCTGTGTTTCCTGCTGATCACGAAAATCGCCAACTGGCGGCTGGTCGTCGGCTGTCTGGGCGGGATGATCGCGTTTTCCTCGCTGCTGAATCTGGTCGGGTCGGACAGTAACCCGATGTTCGCAATGCCGTGGTACTGGCATCTGGTCGTCGGCGGCTATGCGTTCGGTCTGGTCTTCATGG
This sequence is a window from Paracoccus aerodenitrificans. Protein-coding genes within it:
- a CDS encoding NADH:ubiquinone reductase (Na(+)-transporting) subunit B, which encodes MGLRRFFDRIEPHFLKGGKWEKFFPVYEMVESFIYTPKTVTTAAPHARSYVDMKRIMTYVVIATIPCILFGLYNTGLQVNTAIQTLGPSGWRAGIMEFLGIGFNPANPFANMMHGLTYFLPIYIVTLVVGGIWEVIFATVRRHEVNEGFLVTSMLYTLILPPAVPLWQVALGISFGVVIGKEVFGGTGKNFLNPALVGRAFLYFAYPAYMSGDTIWTPVDGFSGATALSVSASEGYQQLAANGVTWMDAFIGTIQGSLGETSTIACLLGLCFLLITKIANWRLVVGCLGGMIAFSSLLNLVGSDSNPMFAMPWYWHLVVGGYAFGLVFMVTEPVSASHTNLGRYIYGALIGFMVVMIRVVNPAFPEGMMLAILFGNVFAPLIDYFVVQANIRRRAKRHV